One window of the Hemitrygon akajei unplaced genomic scaffold, sHemAka1.3 Scf000073, whole genome shotgun sequence genome contains the following:
- the LOC140722278 gene encoding uncharacterized protein yields the protein MTHQRVHTGERPFTCSGCGKGFISSSQLKGHQRIHTGERPFTCSDCGKGFIWSSQLKVHQRVHTGERPFICSVCDKGFILSSHLLRHQSVHTGVWPFTCSVCGKGFTSSCHLRKHQSVHSGERPFACSDCGKRFTRSSELKVHQRVHTRERPFACSDCGKGFTLSSQLLRHQSVHTGEWPFICSVCGKGFIESSSLQGHQSFHTGKWRFTCSDCGKGFNRLSHLLRHQSVHSGERPFTCSECGKGFSQYSNLQAHWSVHTGERAFTCSDCGKGFTSSSKLKVHQRVHTGERPFTCSNCGKGFTQLASLQVHQSVHTGERPFTCSECGKGFTLSSQLKVHQRVHTGEWPFTCSDCGKGFPQSCQLKVHQRIHTGVRPFTCSDCGKGFTLSFQLKVHQRVHTGERPFTCSDCGKGFTESSQLKVHQRVHTGERPFTCSDCGKGFSLSSRLLTHQSVHTGERPFTCSVCGKGFTRSTDLQRHQRVHTG from the coding sequence atgacacaccagcgagttcacactggggagcggccgttcacctgctcaggctgtgggaagggattcatttcctcatctcaactgaagggacatcaacgaattcacactggagagaggccgttcacctgctcagactgtggaaagggattcatttggtcatcccaactgaaggtacatcagagagttcacactggagagaggccattcatctgctcagtttGTGATAAGGGATTCATtttgtcatctcacctactgagacaccagtcagttcacactggagtgtggccattcacctgctcggtctgtgggaaaggattcacttcgtcatGTCACCTACggaaacaccagtcagttcattctggagagaggccatttgcctgctcagactgtgggaagagattcactcggtcatctgaactgaaggtacatcagcgagttcacacccgGGAGAGGCCGTttgcctgctcagactgtgggaagggattcactttgtcatctcagctactgagacaccagtcagttcacactggggagtggccattcatctgctcagtctgtgggaagggattcattgaaTCATCCTCCCTACAGGGACACCAGTCATTTCACACTGGGAAGTGgcggttcacctgctcagactgtgggaagggattcaatcggttATCTCACCTACTGCGACACCAGtctgttcacagtggggagaggccgttcacctgctcagagtgtgggaaaggattcagtcagtatTCCAACCTACAAGCACACTGGTCtgttcacactggagagcgggcattcacctgctcagactgtgggaaaggattcacttcgtcatctaaactgaaggtacatcagcgagttcacacaggggagaggccattcacctgctcaaactgcgggaagggattcacacagttagctaGCCTACaagtacaccagtcagttcacactggagagaggccgttcacctgctcagagtgtgggaagggatttactctgtcatctcaactgaaggtacatcagcgagttcacaccggagagtggccattcacctgctccgactgcgggaagggattccctCAGTCAtgtcaactgaaggtacatcagagaattcacactggagtgaggccgttcacctgttcagactgtgggaagggattcactttgtcatttcaactgaaggtacatcagagagttcacaccggagagaggccgttcacctgttcagactgtggaaagggattcactgaatcatctcaactgaaggtacatcagagagttcacactggagagaggccgttcacttgctcagactgtgggaagggattctctctgtCATCTCGtctactgacacaccagtcagttcacaccggggagaggccgttcacctgctcagtgtgtgggaagggattcactcggtccactgacctacagagacaccagcgagttcacaccgggtag